In Anser cygnoides isolate HZ-2024a breed goose chromosome Z, Taihu_goose_T2T_genome, whole genome shotgun sequence, a genomic segment contains:
- the LOC136788948 gene encoding E3 ubiquitin-protein ligase Topors-like, with translation MDCDCMALTAYTQAQRPTPLASARTPAECLREVWSEEQGWPWCWCRALGVAAAVLSALPRAIRASPAALLHLRRRETQEERSQQQRVTPAAAAPVRRSSPSSPAPPSPLPQLESMAMALDSRCPICLDTWDNASYVMPCLHQFCFRCIQQWVDNKPECPLCKRRVSSIVHSVRADDSFEELVIPPPAEALLIAQHAERVPGRPATRRLRRPAASRPQAAGPVPTAPVGGLHPYIWASLFRLHPEMLQLLLPWLCQELGRLLGADGREATAALNLVISSLCFLGLDQAALTLLIRTSLQSHARSFVQRLIDITVQRCSREAHRLLGLGSSRAAGEQEGNPAAAPGPAASPAGTPAHSPEPSSSPSGTNAEDLPGTSTAALQGGPGHPPSSPVPVPRNQEEPQEEPPEAAAGPSTAQQSRDRPQRGPRRAPKRRAPTSQASAPPAKKRPPRRQH, from the exons ATGGATTGTGACTGCATGGCCCTCACTGCTTATACACAGGCGCAGAGGCCCACCCCGCTGGCTAGTGCCCGCACTCCGGCTGAGTGTTTACGTGAGGTCTGGAGTGAGGAGCAAGGTTGGCCTTGGTGCTGGTGTCGTGCTCTGGGAGTTGCTGCAGCAGTTCTCAGTGCCCTTCCCAGAGCCATCAGAGCTTCTCCCGCGGCCCTGCTTCATTTGCGCCGTCGGGAGACCCAAGAGGAGCGctcgcagcagcagag ggtgacacctgctgctgcagcgccaGTGAGGAGGAGCAGCCCCTCATCCCCTGCTCCACCCAGCCCACTGCCGCAGCTGGAGAGCATGGCCATGGCGCTGGACAGTCGCTGCCCCATTTGCCTTGACACCTGGGACAACGCCAGCTATGTGATGCCATGTCTCCACCAGTTTTGCTTCCGATGCATCCAGCAGTGGGTGGACAACAAGCCCGAGTGCCCCCTCTGCAAGAGGAGAGTCAGCTCCATCGTGCACTCGGTGCGGGCCGATGACAGCTTCGAGGAGCTCGTCATCCCACCACCTGCAGAGGCACTGCTCATCGCCCAGCACGCAGAGAGAGTTCCCGGCCGCCCAGCCACACGCCGACTCCGTCGCCCAGCAGCCTCCCGaccacaggctgcaggaccAGTGCCTACAGCTCCTGTGGGCGGCCTCCACCCCTACATCTGGGCCTCCCTCTTCCGCCTGCACCCAGagatgctgcagctcctgctgccctggctgtgccaggagctgggacGACTCTTGGGGGCTGATGGCAGGGAAGCCACCGCAGCGCTGAACTTGGTCATCTCCAGCCTGTGCTTCCTTGGCCTCGACCAGGCGGCCCTGACCCTGCTCATACGCACCTCCCTGCAAAGCCACGCACGCAGCTTTGTGCAGCGTCTCATCGACATCACCGTGCAGCGATGCAGCAGGGAGGCCCACCGCCTGCTGGGCCTGGGGAGCTCCCGTGCTGCTGGGGAACAGGAGGGCaaccccgcagcagccccaggccctgcagcctccccagcagggactcctgcccacagcccagagccctccagcagccccagtggAACCAACGCGGAGGACCTCCCAGGCACCTCCACTGCTGCCCTTCAAGGGGGTCCCGGCCACCCCCCATCCAGCCCGGTTCCTGTCCCCAGGAACCAAGAAGAGCCCCAGGAGGAGCCACCGGAGGCTGCGGCGGGGCCCtccacagcacagcagagcagggaccGTCCACAAAGGGGGCCCCGGCGAGCCCCGAAGAGGAGGGCCCCCACCTCCCAGGCCTCTGCACCGCCAGCCAAGAAGAGGCCACCCCGCCGGCAACACTAG